In one window of Acanthochromis polyacanthus isolate Apoly-LR-REF ecotype Palm Island chromosome 8, KAUST_Apoly_ChrSc, whole genome shotgun sequence DNA:
- the tspan18b gene encoding tetraspanin-18b — translation MGQGEASARGTTMEGDCLSCIKYLMFVFNFLIFLGGSFLLGVGVWVLVDPTGFREIVAANPLLFTGVYIILGMGGMLFLLGFLGCCGAIRENKCLLLFFFMLILLIFLAELAAAILAFIFREHLTREYFTKELKRHYQGYNNSDVFTSTWNAIMTTFDCCGVNSPEDFKDSLFRLINPNHMVPEACCQRASQTGELAYISQEQCLSGNMMFRNNKGCYSAVVDYFELYIYVAGALAIVVLTIELFAMVFAMCLFRGIQ, via the exons ATG ggGCAGGGAGAGGCTTCAGCACGAGGGACCACCATGGAGGGGGACTGTCTCAGCTGCATCAAGTACCTCATGTTTGTCTTCAATTTCCTCATCTTT CTGGGAGGCTCTTTCCTCCTGGGAGTGGGAGTGTGGGTTCTGGTGGACCCCACGGGGTTCAGGGAAATCGTTGCAGCCAACCCCCTGCTATTCACCGGTGTCTACATCATTCTGGGCATGGGAGGCATGCTCTTTCTTCTGGGCTTCCTGGGCTGCTGTGGAGCGATCCGCGAAAACAAGTGTCTGCTCCTCTTT TTCTTCATGctcatcctcctcatcttcttAGCAGAGCTGGCTGCTGCCATCCTCGCCTTCATATTCCGGGAGCAT CTGACCAGAGAGTACTTCACCAAAGAGCTGAAAAGACATTACCAGGGCTACAACAACAGTGACGTCTTCACCTCCACATGGAATGCCATCATGACTACA TTTGACTGCTGTGGGGTGAACAGCCCAGAGGATTTTAAGGACAGCCTGTTCAGGCTGATCAACCCAAATCATATGGTGCCAGAAGCCTGCTGCCAGCGTGCCAGTCAGACCGGGGAGCTGGCCTACATCAGCCAGGAGCAGTGCTTATCAGGCAATATGATGTTCCGCAATAACAAG GGCTGTTACTCTGCAGTAGTCGACTACTTTGAATTGTACATCTACGTGGCTGGAGCCCTGGCCATTGTGGTGCTAACCATTGAG CTTTTTGCCATGGTCTTCGCAATGTGTCTCTTCAGGGGAATCCAGTAG